One Syntrophales bacterium DNA window includes the following coding sequences:
- a CDS encoding ABC transporter ATP-binding protein: MANEGASVSVDNLSFFYAGNGGRVEALRNISFSAKKGDICTIIGPSASGKSTLLYILAGLLPFATGGVLINGKRPFPGQRTTSLILQNFGLLPWKTIWDNVTLGLVIRRLSKSEIREKGEKILMEMGLAGLSERYPAELSGGQQQRVAIARSLATEPELLLMDEPFSSLDALTREAMQEVLQNILQTRGLTVMLVTHSIEEAAFLGHRIIVLTGHPGAVYRIFDNPRAGSPNYRKSDDFFHLSTQLRGAMEFVQSAAPLS; this comes from the coding sequence ATGGCAAATGAAGGCGCTTCGGTATCGGTTGATAATCTTTCCTTTTTTTACGCAGGCAACGGCGGCAGGGTCGAAGCCCTGCGAAATATCTCCTTTTCCGCAAAAAAAGGGGATATCTGCACAATCATCGGTCCCTCCGCCTCCGGCAAATCCACCCTGTTGTATATCCTGGCTGGTTTGCTGCCTTTTGCGACGGGCGGCGTTCTGATAAACGGCAAGCGCCCTTTTCCCGGACAGCGCACGACATCGTTAATTCTTCAAAATTTTGGACTTTTGCCCTGGAAAACGATCTGGGATAATGTAACCCTCGGGCTTGTCATAAGAAGACTATCAAAAAGTGAAATACGCGAAAAAGGCGAGAAAATATTAATGGAAATGGGACTTGCGGGATTGTCGGAACGTTATCCCGCCGAGCTTAGCGGCGGCCAGCAGCAGCGGGTGGCGATTGCCCGTTCCCTGGCGACGGAGCCGGAGCTTTTGCTTATGGATGAGCCATTTTCATCACTGGACGCCCTGACCCGGGAGGCGATGCAGGAGGTATTACAAAATATTTTACAGACCAGAGGCCTGACAGTCATGCTTGTCACCCACAGCATCGAAGAGGCGGCCTTTCTGGGGCATCGGATAATCGTGCTTACCGGTCATCCGGGCGCCGTTTATCGAATCTTTGACAACCCTCGGGCAGGCTCTCCGAATTACCGTAAAAGCGATGATTTTTTTCATTTATCCACTCAATTACGGGGTGCGATGGAGTTTGTGCAGTCTGCCGCGCCACTTTCTTAA
- a CDS encoding ABC transporter permease, giving the protein MKLVKDSADKKTAQIKNLLLQIVSVLILFACWQLLALILDNPALPTPGKAFFVFFEQLPAGLWKHFLISGWRVLASIFISLAAGIPLGLLLGREDKYDRFFSPMLYLTYPIPKIVFLPLVMVMFGLGDLSKIFLITLVVFFQILVTTRDAARNVSQALIISVVSLGAKRRDLYRHVIWPAIIPDVFTALRIGSGTAIAVLFFAESIASSEGLGYYLMDAWSRYAYPEMFAGIIAMGLLGYSLYIGIDVMDKKICRWKRL; this is encoded by the coding sequence TTGAAATTAGTTAAAGATTCGGCTGATAAAAAAACCGCCCAAATTAAAAATCTGCTGCTGCAAATTGTCTCGGTGCTTATTCTGTTTGCCTGCTGGCAGCTCCTTGCCCTTATTCTCGACAACCCCGCCCTGCCCACGCCGGGCAAGGCATTTTTTGTATTTTTCGAGCAGCTTCCCGCCGGTTTATGGAAACACTTTCTGATAAGCGGCTGGCGGGTTCTGGCGAGTATTTTTATTTCACTTGCGGCAGGCATCCCCCTTGGCCTTTTATTGGGCAGGGAAGATAAATACGACCGTTTTTTTTCTCCGATGCTCTATCTCACCTATCCGATTCCCAAGATAGTTTTTCTGCCGCTGGTTATGGTTATGTTCGGGTTGGGCGATTTGTCGAAAATCTTCCTGATTACGCTGGTGGTTTTTTTCCAGATACTCGTCACCACCCGGGATGCGGCGCGCAATGTCAGCCAGGCGCTGATAATTTCGGTTGTTTCACTGGGGGCAAAGAGGCGCGACCTTTATCGTCATGTCATCTGGCCGGCGATTATTCCGGATGTTTTTACGGCTCTGCGAATCGGCTCCGGAACGGCGATCGCCGTGCTGTTTTTTGCCGAATCGATTGCCAGCAGCGAAGGGCTGGGATACTATCTGATGGACGCCTGGTCCCGCTATGCCTACCCGGAGATGTTTGCCGGCATCATCGCGATGGGCCTCCTGGGATATTCGCTATACATAGGCATTGACGTCATGGATAAAAAAATCTGTCGCTGGAAGCGGCTGTAA
- a CDS encoding glycosyltransferase family 2 protein, giving the protein MYKGKRIIVVMPAYNAARTLRMTYDEVMEQEIVDKIILVDDAGHDETAAIARSLPLTDVYVHQQNRGYGGNQKTCYRMALQAGADIVIMVHPDYQYTPKLIPAMAALIGNGLYHCVLGSRILGGYALRGGMPPWKYLANRVLTLVENILVGAKLSEYHTGYRAFSRELLERVADAPKSDDFLYDNQMLAQIIWQGWMIAEVSCPTKYFTEASSINFRRSLRYGLGCVWTGLIFRLARMGLIKSELFPVNR; this is encoded by the coding sequence ATGTATAAAGGGAAAAGAATAATTGTCGTAATGCCGGCCTATAATGCGGCCCGAACACTGCGGATGACGTATGACGAGGTCATGGAGCAGGAAATTGTGGACAAGATTATCCTGGTGGACGATGCCGGTCATGATGAAACAGCGGCTATCGCCCGCAGTCTCCCCTTGACGGATGTTTATGTCCATCAGCAAAACAGGGGTTACGGAGGCAACCAGAAAACCTGTTACCGGATGGCGCTTCAAGCCGGGGCGGATATTGTGATCATGGTGCATCCCGATTATCAATACACCCCGAAACTGATCCCGGCGATGGCCGCGCTGATCGGCAACGGTCTTTACCATTGCGTTCTGGGATCGCGGATTCTGGGCGGATATGCGCTTAGGGGGGGGATGCCGCCCTGGAAATACCTCGCGAACAGGGTTCTTACACTGGTAGAAAATATCCTTGTTGGCGCGAAGCTCTCCGAGTATCACACCGGTTATCGGGCCTTTTCCCGGGAGCTGCTCGAAAGGGTGGCAGATGCCCCCAAATCCGACGATTTTCTCTACGATAATCAGATGCTTGCGCAGATAATCTGGCAGGGATGGATGATTGCCGAGGTGAGCTGTCCGACAAAGTATTTTACAGAGGCTTCCTCCATAAATTTTCGCAGGAGCCTCCGCTACGGCCTGGGTTGTGTCTGGACCGGCCTGATTTTCCGACTCGCCCGAATGGGGCTGATAAAATCTGAACTTTTTCCGGTGAACCGTTGA